In the Primulina tabacum isolate GXHZ01 chromosome 15, ASM2559414v2, whole genome shotgun sequence genome, aaacgtCAAGAATGCAGAGTAACATTATTCCAACTTATAACAGCATTCTCCATTGTGTTCAACGGTGGCTCCGCAGGTTAAATGCGACCTGAGCTAATCAAAGCAACCCACCAAGTTACGTACCGACCATCCCGCGCACACAAATTAATGGCGGGTGATCAGATAAAGAATTTGATTATGTATTGGGCGGAAGGAGAAATCAGCAGCTTCATCAAGGTATGGTTATCAGCGTACATATCTTTGTTCTACTGCTATTTTAATTTGCCGGTAAGATATTAACCAGAGGAGTCTCCAGACTCGCCTGTTTCCTCCCGGTGGTGTGCCTGTTCCTTCTCCTCCCGTTGCAGTTGCACTCCATGCACCTCGGTGGTGTCACCGCCTTCTTCCTCGCTTGGCTTACCAACTTCAAGCTGTTGATGTTCGCTTTTAACAGAGGCCCTTTGGCCAATCCTTCAATTTCTTTCCCACGATTCCTGGCCGTTGCTTGCCTTCCTATTAAACTCATCCAACCTAACACACATAAGAAGACCGAAGAGAATGAAACTTCGATCACCCCTAAATATGCCCATAGGTCGATAAAAAACTATGCGATGAAGGGTTTGTTATTGGCGTTAATAGTCAAAATATATAGCTTCGAGGAATACATCCATCCAAGAATCATTCTGGTGATATACTGTTTCCACATATACTTTGCCTTGGAGATTATGCTAGCCATTGCCGCAGCCATGGCTCGCAGCTTGCTCGGCGCGGAGCTGGAGCCGCAGTTCAACGAGCCATACCTTTCGACTTCTCTGCAAGATTTCTGGGGGCGTCGGTGGAACCTCATGGTCACGCGGATACTGCGCCCCACTGTGTACATTCCAGTTCTACACTGGTCGACGGGGCTAATG is a window encoding:
- the LOC142528052 gene encoding LOW QUALITY PROTEIN: acyl-CoA--sterol O-acyltransferase 1-like (The sequence of the model RefSeq protein was modified relative to this genomic sequence to represent the inferred CDS: deleted 2 bases in 1 codon; substituted 1 base at 1 genomic stop codon), giving the protein MRPELIKATHQVTYRPSRAHKLMAGDQIKNLIMYWAEGEISSFIKVWLSAYISLFYCYXFAGKILTRGVSRLACFLPVVCLFLLLPLQLHSMHLGGVTAFFLAWLTNFKLLMFAFNRGPLANPSISFPRFLAVACLPIKLIQPNTHKKTEENETSITPKYAHRSIKNYAMKGLLLALIVKIYSFEEYIHPRIILVIYCFHIYFALEIMLAIAAAMARSLLGAELEPQFNEPYLSTSLQDFWGRRWNLMVTRILRPTVYIPVLHWSTGLMGRDWAPLPAVMSTFVVSGLIHELIFFYLGRVKPTWKITWFFLLHGVCLNVEIAVKKVVNGRWQLPMAVSTILTVGFVMVTGFSLFFPPLLRCGGAERGLAELFAVGTFITPTNAGTLIIVGITSERVIPLHYPWRNNCPC